One genomic window of bacterium includes the following:
- a CDS encoding OsmC family protein: protein MIITSNDKENSCESFFTSGDLNAINNLSSKYKSETGGCRAYALLEASLGYCLSITIREFAQTHNIELDKVKLDLSNCENPVVEKNIELIGNLSDLDRQKLIKASEACSIYKALLKGIAFKEV, encoded by the coding sequence ATGATAATAACTTCAAACGACAAAGAAAATTCTTGCGAAAGTTTTTTTACAAGTGGTGATCTGAATGCTATTAATAATTTATCATCGAAATATAAAAGTGAAACAGGAGGTTGCAGGGCGTATGCGCTTTTAGAAGCTTCTTTAGGCTATTGCCTTTCTATAACAATCAGGGAATTTGCACAAACTCACAATATAGAACTTGATAAAGTAAAATTGGATTTAAGTAATTGTGAAAATCCGGTTGTTGAAAAGAATATAGAATTGATAGGAAATTTAAGTGATTTGGACAGGCAAAAACTGATAAAAGCCTCTGAAGCTTGCTCTATATATAAAGCTTTATTAAAAGGCATTGCTTTTAAGGAGGTTTAA
- a CDS encoding arsenate reductase ArsC — MKKKVLFLCTGNSCRSQMAEGLLRYYFGDKYEVFSAGTKPSIVNLNAIKVMNEIEIDISGQRSKSVDEFKNQTFDFIITVCDNAKESCPIFSGEAERLHWSFFDPAEALGPQEELLKAFKEVWDQIKAKILDYFILN; from the coding sequence ATGAAGAAAAAAGTTTTATTTTTGTGTACGGGAAATTCTTGCCGCTCGCAAATGGCAGAGGGGTTACTTCGATATTATTTTGGAGATAAATATGAGGTTTTTAGTGCCGGAACAAAACCATCCATTGTAAACCTAAATGCAATAAAAGTGATGAATGAAATCGAAATTGATATTTCGGGACAACGCTCAAAATCCGTTGATGAATTTAAAAATCAGACTTTTGATTTTATAATAACAGTTTGTGATAACGCAAAAGAATCTTGCCCTATATTCTCAGGTGAAGCAGAGCGTTTACACTGGAGCTTTTTTGATCCGGCTGAGGCTTTAGGTCCCCAAGAGGAACTTTTAAAAGCTTTTAAAGAAGTATGGGACCAAATTAAAGCAAAAATACTTGATTATTTTATCCTAAACTGA